The following coding sequences are from one Paenibacillus stellifer window:
- a CDS encoding DUF342 domain-containing protein, protein MVVHYAMNDYFNISFSDDKDAAYLEFFKREEGFSCTVDEMGAFLEKYNVRFGVQWEIVERFVSHPEEYLSGKVTIAVGRAPQHGSDGRVDLHFNMEADGLKPLEKDDGRVDYKELIRLNNVRKGQLIATLVLPETGEPGMSVTGDQIPAKPGKAARFKVGKNVVVDQEETSMYSAIDGLVSLTDNGKVNVFPLYEVKGDVDYTTGNIDFVGTVVIRGNVLSGFTVKSAGDIRVIGGVEGAELIAGGSIEITGGIIGYNKGIVSAGMDVKVSFVQDGTVNASQDIIVSQSIMHSSVRAGRNVLCNGPKGFIVGGTVQAGEKVVARTIGNTMSTATAIEVGVLPELRNEMNVLRTQLRVLIENDDKTTKALHLLDQLAASGALGPDKVAMRIKLNATKQSQQKELAHTRERILEIEQVLENTDRAKVEVVRTIYGGSKIVIGRYTKFVKDTAERVTFRFSDGDISMSPNV, encoded by the coding sequence ATGGTCGTCCATTATGCAATGAACGATTATTTTAATATCAGCTTTTCGGATGATAAAGATGCAGCCTATCTGGAGTTCTTTAAACGGGAAGAAGGTTTTTCCTGTACGGTGGACGAGATGGGTGCTTTTTTAGAGAAATATAATGTACGCTTCGGAGTCCAGTGGGAGATTGTCGAACGGTTCGTCAGCCATCCAGAGGAATATTTGTCCGGCAAGGTGACGATTGCGGTTGGACGGGCTCCGCAGCATGGCAGCGACGGCAGAGTGGATCTGCACTTTAATATGGAAGCTGACGGCTTGAAGCCTTTAGAAAAAGACGATGGCAGAGTCGACTACAAAGAACTTATTCGTCTCAATAATGTGCGCAAAGGTCAGTTGATCGCAACGCTGGTTCTTCCGGAAACCGGGGAACCCGGTATGTCGGTTACAGGCGATCAAATTCCGGCCAAGCCCGGAAAGGCCGCCCGCTTCAAGGTAGGAAAGAATGTCGTGGTTGATCAGGAAGAAACATCGATGTATTCGGCGATTGACGGTTTGGTGTCCTTAACGGATAACGGCAAAGTCAACGTTTTTCCGCTGTATGAAGTGAAGGGCGATGTGGACTATACGACTGGCAATATCGATTTTGTGGGTACAGTCGTCATTCGGGGCAATGTGCTGTCCGGATTTACTGTCAAATCGGCAGGCGACATACGTGTAATCGGCGGAGTCGAGGGGGCCGAGCTGATTGCCGGAGGCAGCATTGAGATTACCGGCGGCATTATCGGGTACAACAAGGGGATTGTCAGTGCGGGCATGGACGTTAAGGTGTCGTTCGTTCAGGATGGCACGGTTAATGCTTCTCAGGACATTATCGTGTCGCAGAGCATTATGCACTCCAGTGTAAGAGCGGGCAGAAATGTGCTGTGCAACGGGCCTAAAGGTTTTATCGTCGGAGGTACCGTCCAGGCAGGAGAAAAAGTAGTCGCGAGAACGATCGGCAATACGATGTCGACTGCAACAGCCATTGAGGTAGGTGTGCTCCCTGAGCTGCGCAACGAAATGAATGTGCTTCGCACACAGCTTCGGGTTCTCATCGAGAACGATGATAAGACAACCAAGGCGCTTCATCTGCTGGATCAGCTGGCGGCGAGCGGAGCACTGGGACCTGACAAAGTAGCCATGCGTATTAAGCTAAATGCCACCAAACAGTCGCAGCAAAAAGAGCTGGCGCATACCCGTGAACGCATTCTGGAGATTGAGCAGGTGCTGGAAAACACAGACCGGGCCAAGGTGGAGGTTGTGCGAACCATCTACGGCGGTTCCAAAATTGTGATTGGCCGATATACCAAATTCGTCAAAGATACGGCTGAGCGGGTTACATTCCGATTCTCCGACGGAGACATTAGCATGAGCCCGAATGTGTAA
- a CDS encoding FliA/WhiG family RNA polymerase sigma factor, with amino-acid sequence MNEHKASQLEHQELWEQWKEQGDPEAKKKLIEKYLHIVDYVSGRLAVGLPKNVSKDDLASNGVMGLIDAVEKFDYKRGLQFQTYASWRVRGAILDSLRQGDWVPRSVREKAKRIEDAYQQLEQKYLRSVSDEEMSQYLNVSEQEFQSMLQDVSVMTLCSLEDPIREEESETRMSVLVDDKAKNPDRKVNEFYLRETLTKGIEKLTVKERTVVSLLYYEDLSLSEIAEVMSLSPSRISQLHSKAILRLRGTLEKNRDLLMQND; translated from the coding sequence TTGAACGAGCATAAAGCTTCTCAATTGGAGCATCAGGAACTCTGGGAGCAATGGAAGGAACAGGGCGATCCTGAAGCCAAAAAAAAGCTGATCGAGAAATATCTCCACATCGTGGATTATGTGTCGGGGCGACTGGCCGTAGGCCTGCCCAAGAACGTATCCAAGGATGACTTAGCGAGCAATGGCGTTATGGGACTAATTGATGCGGTCGAGAAGTTCGATTACAAAAGAGGATTGCAGTTCCAAACCTATGCCTCCTGGCGTGTTCGCGGCGCTATTCTCGATTCGCTTCGCCAGGGAGACTGGGTGCCGCGCTCCGTACGGGAGAAAGCCAAAAGAATAGAAGATGCTTACCAGCAGCTGGAACAGAAATACTTGAGATCCGTAAGCGATGAGGAAATGAGCCAGTACTTGAATGTGAGCGAGCAGGAATTTCAGAGCATGCTTCAAGATGTATCCGTTATGACGCTGTGTTCCTTGGAGGACCCGATTCGTGAAGAGGAGTCGGAGACCCGCATGTCGGTATTGGTGGACGACAAGGCCAAGAATCCTGACCGTAAGGTCAATGAGTTCTATTTACGGGAAACTTTAACTAAAGGCATAGAGAAACTAACCGTGAAAGAAAGGACCGTCGTGTCCCTTTTATATTATGAAGATTTATCCCTGAGCGAGATTGCTGAAGTGATGTCCCTATCTCCGTCACGAATTTCTCAGCTGCATTCTAAGGCAATTCTCAGGCTTCGGGGAACGCTTGAAAAGAACCGGGATTTGTTGATGCAAAACGACTAG
- a CDS encoding chemotaxis protein CheD, whose product MIDEQSVIKVGMADLNVGIQDNIIRTTGLGSCVGLTMYDPGKKVGGMAHVMLPSSEIAREGMLNIAKFADTAIPELLNRLLQLGATRGRIVAKMAGGSQMFAFAGGNDTMRIGPRNVESCKLALEQLNIPLIAEDTGGSYGRTIEIACSSGLLYIRSVQKGVKEL is encoded by the coding sequence ATGATTGATGAACAAAGTGTAATCAAGGTAGGAATGGCCGATCTCAACGTAGGCATTCAAGACAACATCATCCGAACGACCGGTCTTGGTTCATGTGTAGGCCTAACCATGTACGATCCCGGCAAAAAAGTCGGCGGCATGGCGCATGTCATGCTTCCATCTTCTGAAATCGCTCGAGAAGGGATGCTCAATATTGCCAAGTTTGCGGATACCGCAATCCCCGAACTGCTCAATCGCCTGCTGCAACTGGGGGCAACTAGAGGAAGAATTGTGGCGAAAATGGCAGGCGGCTCTCAGATGTTCGCTTTTGCAGGCGGAAATGATACGATGCGTATCGGACCACGAAATGTGGAATCCTGCAAGCTGGCGCTGGAGCAGCTGAATATTCCGCTGATTGCAGAAGATACAGGCGGCAGTTACGGACGTACGATTGAAATTGCCTGCAGTTCGGGATTGTTATATATCCGCAGTGTGCAAAAGGGCGTTAAGGAATTATAA
- a CDS encoding chemotaxis protein CheC, which yields MDVLKEVGNIGAGNAATALSQLLNKPIDMAVPKVQLLGFEEIADKVGGAEELVYAVFLRVEGEAPGNLFFILTPDAARSLLNRVAGISEVSEDELSEMELSALNEIGNILAGSYLSSLADFTSLTMYPTVPALAMDMAGAILSYGLLQFGQMGDDALLIDTTFLEGKDEIEGQFFLIPDPESFPKIFTSLGVPFEHD from the coding sequence ATGGACGTGCTTAAAGAAGTCGGGAATATCGGAGCCGGGAACGCAGCCACCGCGTTGTCCCAGCTCCTGAATAAACCGATCGACATGGCAGTCCCCAAAGTTCAATTGCTGGGCTTTGAAGAAATCGCAGACAAAGTCGGAGGAGCGGAAGAGCTGGTCTACGCTGTCTTTCTGCGGGTAGAGGGTGAAGCACCGGGGAATTTGTTCTTTATTCTAACTCCTGATGCTGCACGCAGCTTACTGAACCGGGTGGCGGGCATCTCCGAAGTCTCAGAGGATGAACTGAGCGAAATGGAGCTGTCGGCGCTTAACGAGATCGGCAATATTCTGGCGGGTTCCTACCTTTCGTCGCTTGCTGATTTTACTTCTCTCACCATGTATCCGACAGTTCCGGCCCTGGCTATGGATATGGCTGGAGCAATTTTGAGCTACGGGCTTCTGCAGTTCGGCCAAATGGGCGACGACGCGCTGCTGATCGATACGACATTTCTGGAGGGCAAAGACGAAATTGAAGGCCAGTTTTTTCTGATCCCCGATCCGGAGTCATTCCCAAAAATCTTTACATCCCTGGGAGTGCCGTTTGAGCATGATTGA
- a CDS encoding chemotaxis protein CheW gives MAEDIKVIVFKLGTEEYGIEVDKVQTIERMMPITRVPKTYAFIKGVINLRGVVIPVIDLRGRFGLDESEHTDQTRVIIVNVNEMEVGFIVDSANDVIDLNRDSIDTPPEVVGGIKAKYLDGVAKIGDDRLLIMLNLAEVLNKSEIVQLESLEG, from the coding sequence ATGGCTGAAGATATCAAAGTGATTGTCTTTAAACTGGGTACCGAGGAATATGGAATTGAAGTCGATAAGGTGCAGACGATTGAACGTATGATGCCGATTACCCGTGTTCCCAAGACTTATGCTTTCATCAAAGGCGTCATCAATTTGCGGGGAGTGGTTATTCCGGTAATCGATCTTCGCGGAAGATTCGGACTCGATGAGTCGGAGCATACCGACCAGACCCGGGTAATTATTGTCAACGTGAACGAAATGGAAGTCGGCTTTATTGTGGATTCTGCCAATGATGTAATCGATCTGAACCGCGACTCTATTGATACTCCGCCTGAAGTAGTCGGTGGGATCAAGGCCAAATATCTTGACGGGGTGGCCAAGATCGGAGATGACCGCCTGTTGATTATGCTTAATCTGGCGGAAGTTCTCAATAAGAGCGAAATCGTGCAGTTGGAAAGTCTAGAGGGTTAA